The Humulus lupulus chromosome 4, drHumLupu1.1, whole genome shotgun sequence genome has a window encoding:
- the LOC133830214 gene encoding multifunctional methyltransferase subunit TRM112 homolog A-like produces MRLLTHNMLSSNIKGVTNGFPLRIEAEKVVEKEVDLNSDFLKSMFSKIDWKVLVEATRSIGYTELPNEVDPSMLDSDDFLRRFHHALLQLHLEEGALICPETGRRFPVTKGIPNMLLHEDEV; encoded by the coding sequence ATGAGACTCCTTACTCATAACATGTTATCCTCCAACATCAAGGGGGTCACCAATGGCTTCCCTCTCCGGATCGAAGCGGAGAAAGTGGTCGAGAAAGAGGTTGACCTAAACTCCGATTTTCTCAAATCCATGTTCTCCAAGATCGACTGGAAAGTTCTAGTCGAGGCCACTCGCTCAATCGGCTACACTGAGCTCCCCAACGAGGTCGATCCTTCTATGCTCGATTCCGACGACTTCCTTCGCCGTTTTCACCACGCCCTCCTCCAACTTCACCTCGAAGAAGGCGCACTCATCTGCCCCGAGACTGGTCGCCGGTTTCCGGTCACCAAGGGGATCCCCAATATGCTGCTCCACGAGGATGAGGTTTGA